The sequence AGTTCAACTCGCCGACTCATCAAAAACTAGAGCTTTTCCATCGCAGATCATCACTGAAAATTCATTTCATATTCTCATGTTCTTCACTGCAGCTGCAGTGATGTGTTTACATCATCTTCCAGGTCACATGACCAGACTAGGACCCGATGCTGAGCAGTCCAGAGTATATCCTGCTGAAAAATTCTTAAGGAACCATTCTTGCtggaaaaaaacagctttttagctTTACTGTTTTTAGATGGTGTAAGCTGGCCAGACTGGTTTGGTTTGATAGTTCTGGCCAGCTTACACCATCTAAAAACAGCAATAGTTGTATAAGTTGGAGGCTAGTTGATTGTATTTATCCAATGTGCACAAATAAACACTTTAGTTTAAACAGCAGGAAAGTTAATATTTGATAGAAATGATCCACTTCTTTTGCAGGAGCATAAACCGCCATTTTACTGCTGTAATATGAGGCTGAAATGCACAGCTGTCGAGACTTTTAAAACCACTTCCTTGATTAGTTCTTGGCATAAATACAGCTTTGTCATTTCCGTGAGCATCAGTGTGATCTGAACGACGCAAGATGATCATTCTCAGGACAGAGGAACTCAAACAAGCTGAGAGCGTTTTGAAGCAGTTTTTTCCCGAGTCCATCAAGGTGTGGAGAGTGTTTTACTTTATACTGAAAAGGTTAACCTATCGGATTACCACAATGCTTTCAGTTTCACCAGCTGAAGAGCAGCAGCCGTTAATAATTACTTGTTTTCCAGGTTTATGGCTGTATATTCCACATAAACAGAGGGAAACCTCACAATCTGCAAGTGATTGCAGACCAGTGGCCAGATTTCACTGTCATTATTTGCAAACCGAAAGTACAGGTAATATAATTTTACATCATATcatatcacttttttttattaaaacagtggtttactgaacaaaatgTGTCTCtgtttttaaattcattcaattataattaacattactataatattaaaagttaatACAGCCCAAACTATTCAGTTGACACAATCATTAACACAGTGGATGTAATAACTATTGTTTTTATGAcggatttatttaaacattaaataataaagacatcactaacaggttaagttaaatataattcatatatatgctaatatagtgcatatatttagtgaaagagttaatttctctagcgaactaacaagctgtggacactgaatgacatttctgaggtaaatttaatacgtgacattgtttacaacgCTGTTTTATCGACgtctttccgcggttgaaacTCTAAATCAAGGATTACACTTGATATGACACGTTTCAGTAAGtttactgtatcttttaacacCTTAAGATGTTCATCCATATTCATTCAGTAACTAGCCGTGAAGAGGAAGAGACGATCGCGTTCTCTCGCGCGCCGTTTGATCTGAGGCGCCAATACTGCGTCTATTACGTCACATTAAAAAGCgtcaaaacggtatttattgtttgaatttcgtgATAAAATcgacagaatttgaaagatgacactttattttttatcggaagtaacaaaacaaagaatttattgcgattattggtggTTAATGCTGGTTACTGCCGCGCGCGCCCTCTaatggattggagtgtggatcacgtgtctatctatctatctatctatctatctatctatctatctatctatctatctatctatctatctatctatctatctatctatctatctatctatctatctatctatctatctatctatctatctatctatctatctatctatctatctatctatctatctatctatctatctatcattcgctctgtcattctatctatctctctgtcattctatctatctatctatctatctatctacctcgTTCTaagttctatctatcattcactctgtcattctatctatctatctatctatctctatctatatctctgtgattctatctatcgttctatctatcgttctatctatcattctattgcTCTGtgattctatctatctatctatctatctatctatctatctatctatctatctatctatctatctatctatctatctatctatctatctatctatctatctatctatctgtctatcgttACAGGGCACAAAGGATCGAGAAGGagatttcaacatttacagcaTCTACTCAAAGAGCAAAGAGAGCCTGAGGAAGTTTCTGGACACACCTGGTGTGATCAATAAGGACTCATTCACATTATTGGCAGGTACACACACTCTATTCACAAACTCCTTTATTTGACTGTGGCCAAATGAAACATGCATTAACCTGCTGGTTGATAAAGGGGTTGACTTCAGGCATTTAGAAGCGGTTCAGGAGTTTGCGGATCAACATAGAGTTCCTTGGAAAGTACAAGCAGTGACGAATGTTTTAATGCTTCAGGAGGCAAACCAGCTGCAGTTTAATCAGAGGTACATCACCGTCACATGATCCTCTTTATCAAGAGAGATGCTTAATCTTACAAAACATGTTCATCCACCCCCTAAAGAAATATTATATCAGCTGttatattttccatttattttatattttgtatggaagcttgtttcctatggaagcccatttctgccacataagAAATGTGAAGTCAAAATGATGACACTAAATTagaattatgacataaaaagttgaaattattatAACAAGTCTAAATTATGAGATTATGACTTGGTccttttttataattataacttTCAAGTCAGTCATAATTACTATTATGTCATActtcaactttttgtcataattttgactttttatttcataattatgactataatttttactttatctcataattatgtcatcattttcacattgtcatatttttttacttttcaacTCATAAATATGGCttgatatttaataattttgactttttatcttgaCTTAGTCATATTGaatttttaagtcataattttgaattTTCATATCAGTTATGAtatagtatgtcataatttctttAGAAAATCTAATTTGAACTTTTATGTAATGTCATTTCGACTTTTTATGTCTGACTTAAGTCAATTTCGGCTTTTcctatcataattatgacttaatgtcataattttgacttcatctcataaatatgacttgatatcataattttgaccttttatctcataattatgccATCATTTTGACATTGTCATATTTTTTTGACATTTCATCATAAATATGGCTTgatatttcataattatgaattgtcataattttgaatttTCATGTCAGTTatgatttagtatgtcataatatCTTTAGACAATGTAATTTAAACTTTTATATAATGTCATTTTGACTTTCTATGTCTGacttaagtcataattatgacttagtatgttaTAATATCAATTTAGTTTATTTCGACTTTACATCAAAATTATGACCTTTTAAATCATAACATTGACTTTTCATCTTATTATTATGACTTAATAGGTTATAATCTTGACATTTCATCTCACATATATGACTTAGTAGTATTTCTTAATTTCgactttttctttttatgtcataattatgatttaatttttcagaattgcgagttataaagtcagaatttcgagaagtcgcaattaccttttttatttttagtttccTGGTGGAAACAAGCATCCATAATTTTTCAGGGTTTCTAACTGTCTCTAAATGAAGTTAACACATTTTATTGCTTTTAAATACCTCGTTCTTGCAAAGATTTTCCTTGTTTTAATAGTTGACATTTTCTGATTTGTTTTCAGTGATTTCAGTTCAGCATGTCTCAGATTTTCTCCGCTCAGCGAAGCTCAAGCACATCTGGTGAACAGCACATGGAAGTACGGCGGAGACAGTAACAGCTACAACTCAGTGCTGAACTACATCTCCCATAATCCTTCACTGTGTGTGATCGAGGAGGGTGGCACCGAGCCCGTCTCTTGGCTGCTTGTGTACCAACACGCTGCTCTCGGTTTACTCTATACGTTACCACAACACAGACGTAAAGGCTACGCCAAGTTACTGGTGTCTATCCTGGCCAAATCCCTCCTGGAGCGAGGACACCCTGTGTACTGCTTCGTGGAAGAGGGAAATGACGCTTCCTACAAGCTTTTCACATCACTGGGGTTCCAGCATTCACAGGTTTACAGGGCGGTGTGGTTTCAGCTCAATAAACGAGAGGACAAGAAATAGAAATGCAAATCACTTTCTGGAGTTTTTAATCACTTCTTCATGATTTCTATTATAAtactatttaaaattatataaatatatatatatatattaaatatttatagctTACAACAAACTCTGCATGcaaatgtgcaaatataaaaccacTTGAAATGTCACTCAGAAGTTTTTAATGAccattatttgtaatatttatatatatgcatttgGAGTTTTTAAATCACCTCttcgttatatatatatatatatatacatacaattttataattataaattgtctatattattaaataatattaaaataattaaaactatgtatatgtatatatatatatataagatacacacacacacacatttttatttttatatgcatatttctagcatatacatatatataattttataattataaattatgtctatatcattaaattatattaaattaaataaaactatatatatatatatttaatttaatataatttaatgatATAGacaatttataattataaaattatatatatgtatatgctagaaatatgcatataaaaaataaaatttgtgtatatatatacacaaattttattttttatatgcatatttctagcatatacatatatataattttattataaatctgtctatatcattaaataatattaaataaaattaaaacaaactatatatattcatttttatttttatatgcatatttCTAGCATATATAAAGAAGCATCACTTAATGTCACTGTGGAGGTTTTAATTGCCTCTtcattatttgtaatattttttactttttatatgcatctacttttagcttaaaataaatcagcatacatgtaaatataaatcACTTAAAATGTCACTGGAGATTTCAAACACCTCATCATTATATGTCATTTGAATTTATATGCATGTTTCTAGCATACAAAAATCTGCAAGCTGTTTAAAGTAGTGTATACTTGTGTAAGAACAGTCATTTTGCCCTTGACATACTCTTTTACCATGTATTTTTGCCTGAAACACTTCAGTAATAACTCACAGTCACAATGCATATAAATCTTAGTTTTATTAAGTCGTATCTCCTACATTAGAGTACTATAAAACAGTACAAAGTTTATATAATGTAGAAATCACCTAATATTCTAATAAAAACTGTACAAAACCTGGATAAAACAGAGTACACAAATAAAGTTAACAAAATGGCACATCTCATTTTTTAGCTGGTACTTCCCTTTGCCATAAACAAGCATTAGGCCTGTGCTAATCCGTTTATGCATttctaaaactttttttaagatccatttaaaaaaaataaaggcctaaaatcattaaaaagctCTTGATATGCTTCTAAAATCGAGCGTTACCTCAAAACGGCTTCAGTGAAACGATACCAGGGCTACTGTGAAAAACACAAGTGCTAATCTACACACGTCTGCAGTGAGCACCACATGTTACCCCACACGACTGAGccacaatacaataaataaagtgAAATGACATGTTAGAACGACAGTATAACGGTCACGTCTACAGGTTCATGGCACTGGAAACCCATTTAAGGCAAGAGGGACTGAATGACATGTAGTAATGCAAACACAAACACGGTTGCATACCTAGTACACAACCACTTTGGTTAAAAAGCGCCTGCAGTTTTCAGACACTGCAATGGTCCGATCCCTTAAGATCTAGTCCGTCAAAGATATTCCCTGATGAAGGGATTGTAATGTGACGAGAGAGACTCGTTGGCAGCTCGTCCAAGTCAGTGGCATGTTTAGAAATTAAAGTGGCGATGCAAGTTCAGTTAAAGGCCACTAGGTGGAGGCAGCGGCTATGAGTCCTTCACTGTGATGCATGTTGTGATGGAGCTCTGCCTTGCATATGGTGGATCCTGCGCAATGCAGCGAGCTGACAGCAGGGGGCTCCTCGTCACCTGTCAACATAAAACACATGCATGAACTGCAGCAAACCTCTGTCTGAAAGTGCATCTACACGCTTCTTGCACAAGAATCTGCAGAATGGATTTAAAAAGTGCTGTAAGCAAATCATAAAATGTGCCCATTCTCTAAAGATATGGCAGAAGCAAAACTGCTGGAATCATTTGCAGCATCTTTAAGTATGATAATGTGCGTTAAGCAGTGCATACTACAATCTAACTAACTAGTAGCTGAAAACGCTaccaaatattaatattaaacacaTCCAGAACAGATCACGGCATTTGATCAGATTCactatacagtatataataataaaaacatcaataataataatcataatattattaaaaataatatttaattgtattattaaaattctaaaaatgtaagTAATCAACAAAGTAGTATATTACTATTGcaatcatacttttttttttactgtaaaataaaaatgagtattaattattattattaatactattattaaaaacaataatattctaaatattttattttagcgtATCTAAAACATTAAtcaataaatattactatagCAATAATACtactataatgtaaaataaaaatattaaataataataataaatattagtattataattaaaagtaatatttttattttatcattatttaaattagaaaaattaaactaataaagaaatat comes from Chanodichthys erythropterus isolate Z2021 chromosome 6, ASM2448905v1, whole genome shotgun sequence and encodes:
- the si:ch73-106k19.2 gene encoding glycine N-acyltransferase-like protein 3 produces the protein MIILRTEELKQAESVLKQFFPESIKVYGCIFHINRGKPHNLQVIADQWPDFTVIICKPKVQGTKDREGDFNIYSIYSKSKESLRKFLDTPGVINKDSFTLLAGVDFRHLEAVQEFADQHRVPWKVQAVTNVLMLQEANQLQFNQSDFSSACLRFSPLSEAQAHLVNSTWKYGGDSNSYNSVLNYISHNPSLCVIEEGGTEPVSWLLVYQHAALGLLYTLPQHRRKGYAKLLVSILAKSLLERGHPVYCFVEEGNDASYKLFTSLGFQHSQVYRAVWFQLNKREDKK